A part of Bubalus bubalis isolate 160015118507 breed Murrah chromosome 6, NDDB_SH_1, whole genome shotgun sequence genomic DNA contains:
- the ARHGEF11 gene encoding rho guanine nucleotide exchange factor 11 isoform X11 — protein MFRGRALHLQELFILLDGSEVLSVTSPTEAVDALRSRVRNQDILPVYGDTSQRSSEGRLSLDSQEGDSGLDSGTERFPSLSESLVNRNSVLSDAGLDSPRTSPVTMARLAQRHRRQGSDAPVPPSSDQGVDQSPKPLIIGPEEDYDPGYFNNESDIIFQDFEKLKSRPAHLGVFLRYIFSQADPSPLLFYLCAEVYQQTNPKDSRSLGKDIWNIFLEKNAPLRVKVPEMLQAEIDLRLRSSEDVRAALCEAQEAAMPEIQEQIHDYRTKRTLGLGSLYGENDLLELDGDPLHERQVAEKQLAALGDILSKYEEDRSGPMGFALNTYMSHAGIRLRETRPPNTAEKAQSAPDKDKWLPFFPKTKKQSSNSKKDKDALEDKKRNPILKYIGKPKTSSQSTFYIPLSPVEENGGRRAKAAVKPGNVRNIIQHFENNQQYDAPEPGTQRLSTGSFPEDLLESNSSRSEIRLGRSESLKGREEMKRSRKAENVPRSRSDVDMDAAAEAARLHQSASSSASSLSTRSLENPTPPFTPKMGRRSIESPNLGFCTDPLLPNLLEDDLGQLSDLEPEPDAQNWQHTVGKDVVARLSQREIDRQEVINELFVTEASHLRTLRVLDLIFYQRMKKEGLLPREELARLFPNLPELIEIHNSWCEAMRKLREEGPIIKEVSDLMLARFDGPAREELQEVAAQFCSYQSIALELIKTRQRKESRFQLFMQEAESHPQCRRLQLRDLIISEMQRLTKYPLLLENIIKHTEGGTSEHEKLCRARDQCREILKYVNEAVKQTENRHRLEGYQKRLDTTSLERASNPLAAEFKSLDLTTRKMIHEGPLTWRISKDKTLDLHVLLLEDLLVLLQKQDEKLLLKCHSKTAVGSSDSKQTFSPVLKLNAVLVRSVATDKRAFFIICTSELGPPQIYELVALTSSDKNTWMELLEEAVRNATRLPGAAPTPIHPPPPGPQEPADQSPPRSRAGPDDSEVFRGEAEPGAAPGGMGCQQRVQGKPSALLADAEQEGSVEEEELGALPHSSASLDSEHRGSRTRDPLLLPLPGPLFIEGLADAALEDVENLRHLILWSLLPGHPTDPRAAGEPEDDLTPTPSFISITSHPWDPGSPGRAPAGTEGDTAPLLGPEWSQPGQEDMALRSLEQLPPRTRNSGIWESPELDKSPEEEASSTEGTGSYKVVRKAEVAGSKVVPALPESGQAGPEPPEAEGGAKAAGNCFYVSMPAGPPDSSTEPSGAHTSPSQPDGLPAWQTEPQPPLQGGHGDQKRPSRSPPSLALRDVGMIFRTIEQLTLKLNRLKDMELAHRELLRSLGGQSSGGTTPVGSFHTEAARWIESSLSPPAKEPPASDSTDSRELGPCPEDGPTPLEDGMADTAASPGP, from the exons ATGTTTAGAGGCAGAGCTTTGCATCTGCAGGAGCTTTTCATACTCCTTGATGGTTCGGAAGTTCTTTCAGTGACGAGCCCAACTGAGGCAGTAGATGCTTTGAGGTCCAGGGTGAGAAATCAA GACATACTCCCAGTATATGGTGACACCAGCCAGAGATCGTCGGAAG GCCGACTCTCTCTGGATTCCCAGGAAGGGGACAGTGGCTTGGACTCCGGCACAGAACGCTTTCCTTCCCTCAGTGAG TCCTTGGTGAATCGGAACTCGGTCCTGTCAGACGCTGGGCTGGACAGTCCTCGCACCTCCCCTGTGACCATGGCCCGCCTGGCGCAGCGCCACCGGCGGCAGGGCTCCGACGCACCAGTGCCCCCCAGCAGCGACCAG GGTGTAGATCAGAGCCCAAAGCCTTTAATTATTGGCCCAGAGGAAGATTATGACCCGGGTTATTTCAACAATGAG AGCGACATCATATTCCAGGACTTTGAGAAACTTAAGTCGCGGCCAGCTCACCTGGGGGTTTTTCTGCGGTACATCTTCTCTCAGGCGGACCCCAGTCCCCTG CTTTTTTACCTGTGTGCAGAAGTTTATCAGCAAACAAACCCCAAGGATTCCCGAAGCTTGGGAAAAGACATCTGGAATATTTTCCTAGAGAAAAATGCG CCTCTGAGAGTGAAGGTCCCAGAAATGTTACAGGCAGAAATTG ACCTGCGCCTGCGAAGCAGTGAGGATGTGCGTGCGGCTCTCTGTGAGGCTCAGGAGGCAGCCATGCCTGAGATCCAGGAGCAGATCCACGACTACAG AACAAAGCGCACCCTGGGGCTGGGCAGCCTATACGGTGAAAACGACCTGCTGGAGCTGGATGGGGACCCTCTCCACGAGCGCCAGGTGGCCGAGAAGCAGCTCGCTGCCCTAGGAGACATCCT GTCCAAATACGAGGAAGACAGGAG CGGCCCCATGGGCTTCGCCCTCAATACCTACATGAGCCATGCGGGCATCCGTCTTCGAGAAACACGACCTCCCAACACGGCTGAAAAGGCCCAGTCCGCTCCTGACAAAGACAAGTGGCTACCCTTCTTCCCGAAAACCAAGAAG CAGAGCAGCAATTCCAAGAAAGACAAGGATGCCTTGGAGGACAAGAAGCGAAACCCCATTCTCAAGTACATCGGGAAGCCCAAAACCTCTTCCCAGAGCA cattttataTTCCCTTGTCCCCTGTGGAAG AGAATGGAGGAAGAAGAGCAAAGGCTGCTG TCAAACCCGGCAACGTGAGGAACATCATTCAGCACTTTGAGAACAACCAGCAGTACGACGCCCCGGAACCTGGGACGCAGCGCCTCTCAACAGGAAGCTTTCCCGAGGACCTGCTGGAGAGCAACAG TTCACGCTCAGAAATTCGCCTGGGCCGGTCTGAGAGCCTGAAGGGCCGGGAGGAGATGAAGCGGTCCCGGAAGGCGGAGAACGTGCCCCGCTCTCGCAGCGACGTGGACATGGACGCCGCCGCGGAGGCCGCCCGCCTGCACCAGTCAGCCTCCTCGTCTGCCTCCAGCCTCTCCACCAG GTCTCTTGAGAACCCAACCCCTCCCTTCACCCCCAAAATGGGCCGCAG GAGTATCGAGTCCCCCAACTTGGGGTTCTGCACAgaccccctcctccccaacctGCTAGAAGACGATCTGGGCCAGCTGTCTGACCTGGAGCCAGAGCCAGACGCCCAGAACTGGCAGCACACAGTGGGCAAGGACGTGGTGGCCAGGCTGAGCCAGAGGGAGATTGACCGGCAGGAGGTCATCAATG AGCTGTTCGTGACCGAGGCATCCCATCTGCGCACACTCCGGGTCCTGGACCTGATCTTCTACCAGCGGATGAAGAAGGAGGGCCTGCTGCCCCGAGAGGAGCTGGCCCGGCTCTTCCCCAACCTTCCCGAGCTCATCGAGATCCACA ATTCCTGGTGTGAAGCTATGAGGAAGCTCCGGGAGGAGGGCCCCATTATCAAAGAAGTCAGTGACCTCATGCTGGCTCGG TTCGACGGCCCTGCCCGGGAGGAGCTCCAGGAGGTGGCTGCACAGTTCTGCTCCTATCAGTCCATCGCTCTGGAGCTGATCAAGACCAGGCAGCGCAAGGAGAGCCGGTTCCAGCTCTTCATGCAG GAGGCCGAGAGCCACCCTCAGTGCCGGCGACTGCAGCTTCGAGACCTCATCATCTCCGAGATGCAGCGGCTCACCAAATACCCGCTGCTGCTGGAGAACATCATCAAGCACACGGAGG GCGGCACCTCCGAGCACGAGAAACTCTGCCGGGCCCGGGACCAGTGCCGGGAAATTCTCAAGTATGTGAACGAAGCAGTAAAGCAGACAGAGAACCGGCACCGTCTGGAAGGCTACCAGAAGCGCCTGGACACCACCTCTCTGGAGAGGGCCAGCAACCCCCTGGCAGCAGAGTTCAAG AGTTTGGATCTTACAACCAGAAAGATGATCCATGAGGGGCCTCTGACCTGGAGGATCAGCAAGGATAAAACCTTGG ACCTCCACGTGCTGCTGCTGGAGGACCTCCTGGTGCTGCTGCAGAAACAGGACGAGAAGCTGCTGCTCAAGTGCCACAGCAAGACAGCCGTGGGCTCCTCGGACAGCAAGCAAACCTTCAGCCCCGTGCTCAAGCTCAACGCCGTGCTCGTCCGCTCGGTGGCCACAG ATAAACGGGCCTTCTTCATCATCTGTACCTCTGAGTTGGGCCCACCCCAGATCTACGAGCTGGTGGCTTTGACATCATCAGACAAGAACAC GTGGATGGAGCTCTTAGAAGAGGCTGTTAGGAacgccaccaggctccccggagCTGCCCCAACACCcatccaccccccgcccccaggcccccaggagCCAGCCGACCAGAGCCCCCCACGCAGCAG GGCAGGACCGGATGACTCCGAGGTGTTCCGTGGTGAAGCGGAGCCTGGGGCAGCCCCTGGAG GCATGGGGTGCCAGCAGAGGGTCCAAGGGAAGCCCTCGGCCCTGCTGGCAGATGCTGAGCAGGAGGGCAGCGTGGAGGAAGAGGAACTGGGAGCGCTGCCTCACTCTTCTGCCTCGCTGGACAGTGAGCACAGGGGAAGCAGGACGAGggaccccctcctcctgcccctcccaggcCCTCTCTTCATAGAAGGACTCGCCGACGCAGCCCTGGAGGACG TGGAGAACCTGCGGCACCTGATCCTGTGGAGCCTGCTGCCCGGTCACCCCACGGACCCCCGAGCTGCCGGGGAGCCCGAGGACGACCTGACCCCTACACCCTCCTTCATCAGCATCACTTCGCACCCCTGGGACCCAGGCTCCCCAGGGCGAGCTCCTGCGGGGACTGAAGGGGACACTGCCCCACTCTTGGGGCCAGAGTGGAGCCAGCCTGGACAGGAGGACATGGCTTTGCGTTCTCTGGAACAACTGCCCCCAAGGACCAGGAATTCTGGGATCTGGGAATCTCCCGAGCTAGACAAGAGTCCGGAGGAAGAAGCTTCAAGCACAGAGGGCACAGGAAGTTACAAAGTTGTAAGAAAAG CGGAGGTGGCAGGCAGCAAGGTGGTCCCTGCACTACCAGAGAGTGGCCAGGCAGGGCCTGAGCCACCCGAAGCGGAAGGCGGAGCAAAGGCTGCGG GGAACTGCTTTTACGTCAGCATGCCGGCAGGACCCCCTGACTCAAGTACTGAGCCGTCAGGAGCACACACGAGCCCTTCCCAGCCCGACGGCCTCCCTGCCTGGCAGACAGAGCCTCAGCCCCCACTTCAGGGAGGCCATGGAGATCAAAAGCGCCCCAGCCGCTCTCCCCCAAGTCTGGCCCTCAGGGATGTGGGCATGATCTTCCGCACCATCGAGCAGCTTACCCTCAAGCTCAACCGGCTCAAG GACATGGAGCTGGCCCACAGAGAGCTGCTCAGGTCCCTCGGGGGCCAGTCATCTGGCGGCACCACACCTGTGGGCAGTTTCCACACGGAGGCAGCTAGATGGATAGAAagctccctctcccctccagccAAGGAGCCCCCGGCCTCTGACTCCACGGACAGCCGCGAACTGGGGCCCTGTCCTGAGGATG GCCCCACTCCGCTGGAAGACGGCATGGCAGACACAGCCGCATCCCCAGGACCGTAG
- the ARHGEF11 gene encoding rho guanine nucleotide exchange factor 11 isoform X12, producing MARLAQRHRRQGSDAPVPPSSDQGVDQSPKPLIIGPEEDYDPGYFNNESDIIFQDFEKLKSRPAHLGVFLRYIFSQADPSPLLFYLCAEVYQQTNPKDSRSLGKDIWNIFLEKNAPLRVKVPEMLQAEIDLRLRSSEDVRAALCEAQEAAMPEIQEQIHDYRTKRTLGLGSLYGENDLLELDGDPLHERQVAEKQLAALGDILSKYEEDRSGPMGFALNTYMSHAGIRLRETRPPNTAEKAQSAPDKDKWLPFFPKTKKQSSNSKKDKDALEDKKRNPILKYIGKPKTSSQSTFYIPLSPVEENGGRRAKAAVKPGNVRNIIQHFENNQQYDAPEPGTQRLSTGSFPEDLLESNSSRSEIRLGRSESLKGREEMKRSRKAENVPRSRSDVDMDAAAEAARLHQSASSSASSLSTRSLENPTPPFTPKMGRRSIESPNLGFCTDPLLPNLLEDDLGQLSDLEPEPDAQNWQHTVGKDVVARLSQREIDRQEVINELFVTEASHLRTLRVLDLIFYQRMKKEGLLPREELARLFPNLPELIEIHNSWCEAMRKLREEGPIIKEVSDLMLARFDGPAREELQEVAAQFCSYQSIALELIKTRQRKESRFQLFMQEAESHPQCRRLQLRDLIISEMQRLTKYPLLLENIIKHTEGGTSEHEKLCRARDQCREILKYVNEAVKQTENRHRLEGYQKRLDTTSLERASNPLAAEFKSLDLTTRKMIHEGPLTWRISKDKTLDLHVLLLEDLLVLLQKQDEKLLLKCHSKTAVGSSDSKQTFSPVLKLNAVLVRSVATDKRAFFIICTSELGPPQIYELVALTSSDKNTWMELLEEAVRNATRLPGAAPTPIHPPPPGPQEPADQSPPRSRAGPDDSEVFRGEAEPGAAPGGMGCQQRVQGKPSALLADAEQEGSVEEEELGALPHSSASLDSEHRGSRTRDPLLLPLPGPLFIEGLADAALEDVENLRHLILWSLLPGHPTDPRAAGEPEDDLTPTPSFISITSHPWDPGSPGRAPAGTEGDTAPLLGPEWSQPGQEDMALRSLEQLPPRTRNSGIWESPELDKSPEEEASSTEGTGSYKVVRKAEVAGSKVVPALPESGQAGPEPPEAEGGAKAAGNCFYVSMPAGPPDSSTEPSGAHTSPSQPDGLPAWQTEPQPPLQGGHGDQKRPSRSPPSLALRDVGMIFRTIEQLTLKLNRLKDMELAHRELLRSLGGQSSGGTTPVGSFHTEAARWIESSLSPPAKEPPASDSTDSRELGPCPEDGPTPLEDGMADTAASPGP from the exons ATGGCCCGCCTGGCGCAGCGCCACCGGCGGCAGGGCTCCGACGCACCAGTGCCCCCCAGCAGCGACCAG GGTGTAGATCAGAGCCCAAAGCCTTTAATTATTGGCCCAGAGGAAGATTATGACCCGGGTTATTTCAACAATGAG AGCGACATCATATTCCAGGACTTTGAGAAACTTAAGTCGCGGCCAGCTCACCTGGGGGTTTTTCTGCGGTACATCTTCTCTCAGGCGGACCCCAGTCCCCTG CTTTTTTACCTGTGTGCAGAAGTTTATCAGCAAACAAACCCCAAGGATTCCCGAAGCTTGGGAAAAGACATCTGGAATATTTTCCTAGAGAAAAATGCG CCTCTGAGAGTGAAGGTCCCAGAAATGTTACAGGCAGAAATTG ACCTGCGCCTGCGAAGCAGTGAGGATGTGCGTGCGGCTCTCTGTGAGGCTCAGGAGGCAGCCATGCCTGAGATCCAGGAGCAGATCCACGACTACAG AACAAAGCGCACCCTGGGGCTGGGCAGCCTATACGGTGAAAACGACCTGCTGGAGCTGGATGGGGACCCTCTCCACGAGCGCCAGGTGGCCGAGAAGCAGCTCGCTGCCCTAGGAGACATCCT GTCCAAATACGAGGAAGACAGGAG CGGCCCCATGGGCTTCGCCCTCAATACCTACATGAGCCATGCGGGCATCCGTCTTCGAGAAACACGACCTCCCAACACGGCTGAAAAGGCCCAGTCCGCTCCTGACAAAGACAAGTGGCTACCCTTCTTCCCGAAAACCAAGAAG CAGAGCAGCAATTCCAAGAAAGACAAGGATGCCTTGGAGGACAAGAAGCGAAACCCCATTCTCAAGTACATCGGGAAGCCCAAAACCTCTTCCCAGAGCA cattttataTTCCCTTGTCCCCTGTGGAAG AGAATGGAGGAAGAAGAGCAAAGGCTGCTG TCAAACCCGGCAACGTGAGGAACATCATTCAGCACTTTGAGAACAACCAGCAGTACGACGCCCCGGAACCTGGGACGCAGCGCCTCTCAACAGGAAGCTTTCCCGAGGACCTGCTGGAGAGCAACAG TTCACGCTCAGAAATTCGCCTGGGCCGGTCTGAGAGCCTGAAGGGCCGGGAGGAGATGAAGCGGTCCCGGAAGGCGGAGAACGTGCCCCGCTCTCGCAGCGACGTGGACATGGACGCCGCCGCGGAGGCCGCCCGCCTGCACCAGTCAGCCTCCTCGTCTGCCTCCAGCCTCTCCACCAG GTCTCTTGAGAACCCAACCCCTCCCTTCACCCCCAAAATGGGCCGCAG GAGTATCGAGTCCCCCAACTTGGGGTTCTGCACAgaccccctcctccccaacctGCTAGAAGACGATCTGGGCCAGCTGTCTGACCTGGAGCCAGAGCCAGACGCCCAGAACTGGCAGCACACAGTGGGCAAGGACGTGGTGGCCAGGCTGAGCCAGAGGGAGATTGACCGGCAGGAGGTCATCAATG AGCTGTTCGTGACCGAGGCATCCCATCTGCGCACACTCCGGGTCCTGGACCTGATCTTCTACCAGCGGATGAAGAAGGAGGGCCTGCTGCCCCGAGAGGAGCTGGCCCGGCTCTTCCCCAACCTTCCCGAGCTCATCGAGATCCACA ATTCCTGGTGTGAAGCTATGAGGAAGCTCCGGGAGGAGGGCCCCATTATCAAAGAAGTCAGTGACCTCATGCTGGCTCGG TTCGACGGCCCTGCCCGGGAGGAGCTCCAGGAGGTGGCTGCACAGTTCTGCTCCTATCAGTCCATCGCTCTGGAGCTGATCAAGACCAGGCAGCGCAAGGAGAGCCGGTTCCAGCTCTTCATGCAG GAGGCCGAGAGCCACCCTCAGTGCCGGCGACTGCAGCTTCGAGACCTCATCATCTCCGAGATGCAGCGGCTCACCAAATACCCGCTGCTGCTGGAGAACATCATCAAGCACACGGAGG GCGGCACCTCCGAGCACGAGAAACTCTGCCGGGCCCGGGACCAGTGCCGGGAAATTCTCAAGTATGTGAACGAAGCAGTAAAGCAGACAGAGAACCGGCACCGTCTGGAAGGCTACCAGAAGCGCCTGGACACCACCTCTCTGGAGAGGGCCAGCAACCCCCTGGCAGCAGAGTTCAAG AGTTTGGATCTTACAACCAGAAAGATGATCCATGAGGGGCCTCTGACCTGGAGGATCAGCAAGGATAAAACCTTGG ACCTCCACGTGCTGCTGCTGGAGGACCTCCTGGTGCTGCTGCAGAAACAGGACGAGAAGCTGCTGCTCAAGTGCCACAGCAAGACAGCCGTGGGCTCCTCGGACAGCAAGCAAACCTTCAGCCCCGTGCTCAAGCTCAACGCCGTGCTCGTCCGCTCGGTGGCCACAG ATAAACGGGCCTTCTTCATCATCTGTACCTCTGAGTTGGGCCCACCCCAGATCTACGAGCTGGTGGCTTTGACATCATCAGACAAGAACAC GTGGATGGAGCTCTTAGAAGAGGCTGTTAGGAacgccaccaggctccccggagCTGCCCCAACACCcatccaccccccgcccccaggcccccaggagCCAGCCGACCAGAGCCCCCCACGCAGCAG GGCAGGACCGGATGACTCCGAGGTGTTCCGTGGTGAAGCGGAGCCTGGGGCAGCCCCTGGAG GCATGGGGTGCCAGCAGAGGGTCCAAGGGAAGCCCTCGGCCCTGCTGGCAGATGCTGAGCAGGAGGGCAGCGTGGAGGAAGAGGAACTGGGAGCGCTGCCTCACTCTTCTGCCTCGCTGGACAGTGAGCACAGGGGAAGCAGGACGAGggaccccctcctcctgcccctcccaggcCCTCTCTTCATAGAAGGACTCGCCGACGCAGCCCTGGAGGACG TGGAGAACCTGCGGCACCTGATCCTGTGGAGCCTGCTGCCCGGTCACCCCACGGACCCCCGAGCTGCCGGGGAGCCCGAGGACGACCTGACCCCTACACCCTCCTTCATCAGCATCACTTCGCACCCCTGGGACCCAGGCTCCCCAGGGCGAGCTCCTGCGGGGACTGAAGGGGACACTGCCCCACTCTTGGGGCCAGAGTGGAGCCAGCCTGGACAGGAGGACATGGCTTTGCGTTCTCTGGAACAACTGCCCCCAAGGACCAGGAATTCTGGGATCTGGGAATCTCCCGAGCTAGACAAGAGTCCGGAGGAAGAAGCTTCAAGCACAGAGGGCACAGGAAGTTACAAAGTTGTAAGAAAAG CGGAGGTGGCAGGCAGCAAGGTGGTCCCTGCACTACCAGAGAGTGGCCAGGCAGGGCCTGAGCCACCCGAAGCGGAAGGCGGAGCAAAGGCTGCGG GGAACTGCTTTTACGTCAGCATGCCGGCAGGACCCCCTGACTCAAGTACTGAGCCGTCAGGAGCACACACGAGCCCTTCCCAGCCCGACGGCCTCCCTGCCTGGCAGACAGAGCCTCAGCCCCCACTTCAGGGAGGCCATGGAGATCAAAAGCGCCCCAGCCGCTCTCCCCCAAGTCTGGCCCTCAGGGATGTGGGCATGATCTTCCGCACCATCGAGCAGCTTACCCTCAAGCTCAACCGGCTCAAG GACATGGAGCTGGCCCACAGAGAGCTGCTCAGGTCCCTCGGGGGCCAGTCATCTGGCGGCACCACACCTGTGGGCAGTTTCCACACGGAGGCAGCTAGATGGATAGAAagctccctctcccctccagccAAGGAGCCCCCGGCCTCTGACTCCACGGACAGCCGCGAACTGGGGCCCTGTCCTGAGGATG GCCCCACTCCGCTGGAAGACGGCATGGCAGACACAGCCGCATCCCCAGGACCGTAG